From the genome of Macaca thibetana thibetana isolate TM-01 chromosome 8, ASM2454274v1, whole genome shotgun sequence:
AGGTGCTAGTGTTGACCAGTGCCCTATAAAATAGACCatgcatttgaaaacattttaaaaattaaaattcttaactcatttccTATACACAAATGCTTATTACAGTGTTCCCATTGGAGGCCTTTTGAGGGCAGGACAGATTTCAATACTGGCGGCAAGTAATTTGTAGAAGGAGTGTTTTcgttttcttttgaattttttgttttaatcccaTTTGGAGATTACTAACATTTCCGAAAGTTCTCATGGCGCGTGGGACCCTGGGCTGGCATTCTCTCTTGGGTTATTGATGTAGTAAGCTGTTGGAAGAGACGGGAATGATTTAGAATGAGATGGCTCTAGGAAACAAATGAGTTAAACaatatttctctgatgatgagaaTTTCAAATGGGCTAACATATGAGTTTACAAAAGTTTTGTTTGTAAAACAAGTACCTTTCTTtgactgaaattttcttttttctctttaaaattgtttttaggaTGCAGAATAGAAAACTGCGATTCTTGCTTTAGCAAAGACTTTTGTACCAAGTGCAAAGTAGgcttttatttgcatagaggccGTTGCTTTGATGAATGTCCAGATGGTTTTGCACCATTAGAAGAAACCATGGAATGTGTGGGTGAGTAGTTTTTAATGTGACTCTCAAActgcaacttttattttaacacctgtttcttaaaaatatgcatGCTAGATATATTTAAACTAAGAAACAAATTGGTTCTCTTGTTCAGTAGAACTGAAAATTAAGTTCTTTGCTGACTTTAAGTATCATGACAATTGGATAGTCTCATATCTTGCTGTAAAATTTGCTAGTTGTGCATTTGCTACGTTAATCTACTTAAGTGCTGACAAAGTTTTTTCTTAATCATCTGTAATACAtctatttcttaataaattattagTAACTGTTAGACAAAAACATTTTGTTCAGAAGAGAAGTTTTAAGCACTACCACATCAGCTAACTACTCTATTACTTTTGCTATGTGTAGAATTACAGAACTGCTTGTTTAGCTGtttgtgtaaaataaaaaaaaaacttgaaaagaaattatttgtgcCATATTTTGTTGATTATATGTTACAAATGCATTAAAATGATTACCAAATTTATACACCTAGAATGCATAATTTGATATATATGTTCTATCTGTGAAAATagtaacatattttataaattttatatcttCTGCGTGTTCGTAAAATACCTTGACATTCTTATACCACTGATTGAAAGGTAAAGATCTGTCAGTGGCTGCATTATGATGAATCTCTTAATCTAATCATGGATGTATTGACATGCTGCCTCCCCAGAATTTCATTTGCTGTTATATATCTGATATGATATACAACACAGCTATGTATTAGACTTTACATCCCTTAAAATGGAGActtagaagaaaatttgaaatttttctatgaaaatattgCTGAAATAGTCTGTAATTGTGTATTTGAGAGCTTGCAGAGAAGACATTTAAATAAGTGGTTTTGAAGAAATATGTGCATTTGTGTTTCTACTTATGTGTGAATTAACACATTTATATAGGCACCactattaaaataagaaagtcaCTAGAAGAACATATTCagaatgttgaattttcttttgagaggCAGGACACACACATTACAAATGTTCAGTGGAAACGCTGAAATCCTTAACTATAAGCATATTATAAATAGAGTCTTATGCATTCTCTgaataaaaaatcttaaatgtcTTTGAAAAGTCTAAGAAGCAGCTATGATACCCACTGATGTCTAGAAGatggaaatattaattttatgcAGACTCTGGACCTCAGCCTTCATCCACTAGTGTGAAGAGGAGTTTTAATGGTGAAGTTAATGAGGAGGTCTAGCTTTGTATATGCTTATCCTtttatttcctcctctccctcccctgggaGTTGAGGGATAGCCTATTTTCCACTATGTGGACTTAACATAGGGGATGCTAAAGGCTTTTACGTATGTagtaaaaacatacattttcaaatgattgatcacatttgtttacttttcaaaCTATAGTAATGTACACCCATATGGGGAATAAGAACTGTGGTCTCCAGACacctgctgaaagaaaagaaaaagccagaaaataCAAAGCAAGCTCCCCATTTTTTTCACCAAGTGCTTCCAAACTAAAACACATTTATGGGTTTGGTGGAGGCACATTCAGAACCAGCCTGTAAAATGTTGTCTTCTGTCATGGTAGGAAATAGTGTCTTCTACTTTAGGTTTTAACTGTTGACTCTTTAAAGATTACACATTTTAGTATCATTAgaactattcataatagcaaagacatgggatcaacctaaatattcatcactgatagactggataaagaaaatgtggtacatatataccatctaatactgtgcagccataaacaagaacGAGATCaagtcctctgcagggacatggttggAATTGGAAGCCATTatgctcagcaaactaatgcaggaagagaaaaccaaacaccacacgttctcacatGTGAATGATGGGAACACATAGGCACATGgtgggaaacaacacacactagggcctatcaGGATGGGGGCAatgcagggagggagagcatcaggaagaataactaatggatgctgggcttaatacctgggtgatgggttgatctgtgcagcaaaccaccatggcacacatttacctatgtaacaaacctgtacatcctgcacatgtactcctgaacttaaaagttgaaggaaaaaacagAACTGACCAATAGCATCCTTTGAAAACTGAACTAAGACAAATGGAAAGTAACAGCTTATGAATTACTTAAGGGGTATTTGTTTTTGATAGAAGTATTCTATGGTTCAAAAAATTAAAGTTCCCAAAAGGCGAGTATAGGTCTTCAAGACTGTACCACTTAATTTTTGATATCCCAAGGTGGGGCCAGTGAAGGAACACTGCTATGTAAATTTGATGACAGTAAAGCAAATAGATACTAACTTATGtgcttgtgtttttttctttttctaaaaatctttACTAGAAGGATGTGAAGTTGGTCATTGGAGCGAATGGGGAACTTGTAGCAGAAATAATCGCACATGTGGATTTAAATGGGGTCTGGAAACCAGAACACGGCAAATTGTTAAAAAGCCAGCGAAAGACACAATACCGTGTCCAACCATTGCTGAATCCAGGAGATGCAAGATGGCAATGAGGCACTGTCCAGGAGGTAGGTCTCGATATAATCActactgtgtgctgtgtgctttCTGAATTCTCCTGCTTCCTAACCACCCTCCCTtccaaaaataagtatttatctTTGAAGGAAATCCGATAATATTGGTGAGGGGATAAAGTTTTGTTGTACTTACTTAAAAACAAATGCTTCAGTTGTGAAAAATATGAAGGGCATATTTTATGACTTTCATAATACCTTAAACATAACTTAGGAGAGTACCTTAGTAATGAGCTTTCTAAAATGAGGTTTCTAAATGTGTTTTGGTGGCTTTTTCTGCAAATGTACCATAAAAGCGGGTTCTTATGAAATCAGGCCTTTGCAGATGTTGCTCTGAGGGAAGCGGCCAACTTTCAGTTGAGAAGAGTTTAGATTAGAAAGGTTTATGGAGTCTGTAAAATCATCTGCATCGTTACTAGTTGAAGATGACAACTTAAAATAAACTTGCCCAAACACTGGGAGGAATAAACATTGTCTTAATGTTACCACAATTAGCCGTTTCTCTTTGTTTTGATAATAATTTGTAGAAAACAGCTactggtatgtgtgtgtttactcaaatctttgtagtaattgtgctGATTTGCAGTAATTATTCTGTAATAACAGGATTAGGCCC
Proteins encoded in this window:
- the RSPO2 gene encoding R-spondin-2 isoform X3, with protein sequence MRQYGECLHSCPSGYYGHRAPDMNRCARCRIENCDSCFSKDFCTKCKVGFYLHRGRCFDECPDGFAPLEETMECVEGCEVGHWSEWGTCSRNNRTCGFKWGLETRTRQIVKKPAKDTIPCPTIAESRRCKMAMRHCPGGKRTPKAKEKRNKKKKRKLIERAQEQHSVFLATDRANQ